In one window of Lampris incognitus isolate fLamInc1 chromosome 3, fLamInc1.hap2, whole genome shotgun sequence DNA:
- the LOC130109889 gene encoding uncharacterized protein LOC130109889: protein MPETRGVWQKGLQHLGHFPQANPPKKLTEEEEEIRPKKPKKVSSTAQSQKDKKKASSDMVEKLKEELMSTRQEPEEMEDEALDEPEDLTHPPLPRTWSQAIMENRRLRELNEELKEENQNLKGELLDAARELPKAVRHLKKMLERVQASQQEHPSTTAAAVMSSPTSARAAMSSPTSPAAKPVRCPSAEESSNESNNMVCLVPGSDVYVSKVKLSALRSTTHASYIGDLAVVVFGRDALSSSSLTGRQSAAHKELECKPSLDRGKLEALIGHARIKFPSVSVSEVRRIIRQKCNNLAYTSKNYKVIH, encoded by the exons ATGCCAGAAACGAGAGGAGTTTGGCAGAAAGGGCTCCAACATTTGGGACACTTCCCGCAAGCgaatccccccaaaaaattaactgaggaggaggaggagattcgGCCCAAAAAACCGAAG AAGGTGTCATCGACAGCCCAGAGCCAGAAGGACAAGAAAAAAGCTTCGTCGGACATGGTCGAAAAATTGAAGGAAGAACTAATG TCCACTAGGCAAGAGCCTGAGGAGATGGAGGACGAGGCATTGGATGAACCAGAGGACCtgacccacccccccctcccccggacgTGGAGCCAGGCCATCATGGAAAATCGGCGACTTCGAGAGTTAAACGAAGAACTAAAAGAAGAAAACCAGAACCTGAAGGGGGAGCTACTCGATGCAGCCAGAG AGCTTCCAAAGGCTGTGAGGCATCTGAAAAAGATGCTGGAACGGGTTCAAGCTAGCCAGCAAGAGCACCCAAG CACCACAGCTGCAGCAGTGATGTCATCACCAACATCTGCACGTGCTGCAATGTCATCTCCAACATCTCCAGCTGCAAAACCAGTGAGGTGTCCATCTGCTGAAGAGTCATCTAATGAGTCTAACAACATG GTCTGTCTTGTGCCAGGTTCCGATGTTTATGTCTCAAAAGTCAAGCTGAGCGCACTACGCTCAACGACACATGCGTCTTACATTGGGGACCTGGCCGTTGTAGTCTTTGGCAGGGATGCCCTGTCAAGCTCCAGCTTGACAGGCAGACAGTCTGCGGCGCACAAGGAGCTAGAATGCAAGCCGTCATTGGATAGGGGAAAACTCGAAGCCTTAATTG GGCATGCCCGGATCAAATTTCCGTCTGTTTCCGTGTCTGAGGTGAGGCGTATCATCCGTCAGAAGTGTAACAACTTGGCCTATACGTCCAAAAATTATAAGGTGATTCATTGa